A genome region from Drosophila simulans strain w501 chromosome 2R, Prin_Dsim_3.1, whole genome shotgun sequence includes the following:
- the LOC6734954 gene encoding mucin-5AC isoform X1: protein MSRSTSKTTSLLCGSIIIFFVTICGCLAQDTSSYYFPSQNRFVPSSGSFPRPQPPSLSGFRASSGGFSPSPGSYQEQLLFIANENAKQSPAVASSQFGGSPFGGSSQFAKPNRQTDYYDISPRPFGVPSGAGPAATAGLGAAASTGATSASVTNGFTRSKAIRNGSGNSLGGGFQPQTQRINVPHQQTQFLAHFSESGNEKRPVTSSRPFGNGGFSPTRTRTQAPVSALVENPATPAATAFRPRNRYQPGSSTASTTTTTTSSAEVSSKRYNRFGSNRAKTTSTTTSTTQNTPSERPSFGRKSPNPRRPVFISREVNEPVSVVSKRPFNYSGARLKLPARPTARTTSTTESAEAEEEEPLDDEEEEEEHEGSDEQYEEESDEGTEEHSESSSLEKLPLQEEAVTPVTVTKNEAFAHVEPSEPTTSSEVDNESSTSSTEESQTDVSELTNGEAEISNAENDVTTLPPAHEEEIVDEPTTIIPQENQSTEDAHVDEQTVTTEQPLDSTSKKEETENVSKTEEPKSSKQEEHSSSKSENQSLNKQEEQSESQYDDEGEGEDYEYDDEEGSEDSTSEVESQDSKPSTPSAEHKNDREIISVVTTKSVVNGSTILPVPVTPSTNFVTEEEVESSHADLKLETTTSVTLDEEKGPNATENYVVVASIQPSRSINGARFLPFPAIEQEETKQTLSELERKVHSKQQQTPAQKQSEGSEEVQASSSIQPPIVASTESIIDKLDRVQSELSSGLLSGKYPIISQMDSSTPATSTTVGTGPGKFVPHIRKYQPRTTSTAPRTTSSKVKVQHFDDGEMDELATLLPVGFKPRPSYKNRKITTTTSTTEAPPAEISKQKPGRNSTISRSFKSGHVSVQDVAQAGLLPKGYKPPKTTTTTTTTEKAEESNPNSSSGLESLFSEIQFDEKLASLLPKDYKLNSSPKLQVNTTTATPSTTQRNLPVAVPFDDLSTFQLPPGYKAPEPKDEPKLPPGVTPIKIDSLKDLLPPGFKLNVTESDASDEIPASLLPPGYKAKKQHPASTTTTSTTTSKPTVSSSSTTEAAVTEAAGGSGFKVVFPKGNHKRLGAHRLTTPHPSGDEGTTASSSSNLQVMIKKGPPTRATTEFTGWPTPPTTPLSIDKLNAQTINFEDLLTASGTSSTTSTTTTTTTTTTTTTPRPTKPGHCTADCDLAATIKIIDGVAWKPELLDHNTVEWKNLAHELEAQLNEVYSGAPQLNKWYKKVRIDSFSKGSVLVDYYVELANITEDVDTLEIRQLFHDALTKPATPVLPDKDAQENETDSVSGPQEEQLVTASYQMGKYIIDPVATDFSVIAKNAHTNVEFAEEDLLIPQWAIVVIVIGVGSLVFVVIFGVTVLLNRQKRAKKTPIPLTNDMLNELKVNHMGGADNYGVDDFYNIDDPWNDTKQPIKPKRFTNSMHGSNSSNIYDSWRSTRHPNTGGDYFYDQQPTYSQKGDSLKRPQLHHGNHSSHREYPAHHHPASQQHQQAYGHQYPDAFADAHQMYSYNNHASRTRYSRDYDPDF from the exons AAACCGAATCGCCAGACGGACTATTACGATATCTCGCCACGCCCCTTTGGAGTGCCCTCGGGGGCGGGACCAGCGGCAACGGCGGGACTAGGAGCGGCAGCGTCCACTGGTGCCACGTCCGCGTCGGTGACCAATGGCTTCACACGCTCCAAGGCGATACGGAATGGATCGGGCAACAGCCTCGGTGGTGGATTCCAGCCGCAGACGCAGCGCATCAATGTGCCCCACCAGCAGACGCAGTTTTTGGCCCACTTTAGCGAATCTGGG AACGAAAAGCGACCGGTGACCAGCAGTCGTCCATTTGGCAATGGAGGATTCTCACCCACCCGAACTCGAACACAGGCACCGGTTTCGGCACTTGTGGAAAATCCAGCCACTCCCGCAGCAACGGCTTTTAGACCACGCAATCGCTATCAACCCGGCAGCTCCACTGCAtccaccacaaccacaacaacgagTAGTGCGGAGGTGAGCAGCAAGCGGTACAACCGATTTGGCAGCAATCGGGCCAaaaccaccagcaccaccacctcaACCACTCAGAACACACCGTCGGAACGTCCTAGTTTCGGCAGGAAGTCACCAAATCCCAGACGACCCGTTTTCATCAGTCGCGAAGTCAACGAACCGGTGAGTGTGGTCAGTAAGCGACCATTCAACTACAGTGGAGCCAGGCTAAAGCTGCCAGCCAGACCCACCGctcgcaccaccagcaccaccgaaAGCGCTGaggccgaggaggaggagcccctggatgacgaggaggaagaggaggagcacGAGGGCAGTGATGAACAGTATGAAGAGGAATCCGACGAGGGAACCGAAGAACACTCGGAATCCTCGAGCTTGGAGAAGTTACCACTGCAGGAGGAGGCCGTCACGCCGGTGACAGTGACCAAGAACGAGGCATTCGCACATGTAGAGCCTTCCGAACCCACCACCAGTTCCGAAGTAGATAATGAAAGCAGCACGAGCAGCACTGAAGAAAGCCAAACTGATGTATCTGAATTAACCAACGGTGAGGCAGAGATCAGCAACGCTGAAAATGATGTCACCACCCTACCCCCAGCTCATGAGGAGGAAATCGTAGACGAACCCACCACTATTATTCCGCAGGAGAACCAATCCACGGAGGATGCTCATGTGGATGAACAAACCGTAACCACTGAACAGCCTTTGGATAGCACCTCCAAAAAGGAAGAAACCGAGAACGTATCCAAAACAGAGGAGCCCAAGTCATCGAAGCAAGAGGAGCATAGCTCATCAAAATCAGAGAACCAAAGCCTTAACAAGCAGGAGGAGCAATCCGAGTCTCAGTACGATGATGAAGGAGAGGGCGAGGACTATGAATACGATGATGAGGAGGGTAGTGAAGACTCAACCAGCGAAGTGGAGAGTCAAGACTCCAAGCCATCCACACCCAGTGCGGAGCATAAGAATGACCGTGAAATCATTTCGGTGGTAACCACCAAGAGCGTGGTCAACGGATCCACAATTCTACCAGTGCCAGTTACTCCAAGCACCAACTTTGTAACTGAGGAGGAAGTTGAGTCTTCCCACGCTGATCTCAAATTGGAAACAACCACATCCGTGACCTTGGACGAAGAGAAAGGCCCGAATGCTACTGAGAACTATGTGGTTGTGGCATCTATCCAACCCAGTCGTAGCATCAATGGGGCTCGGTTCTTGCCATTCCCGGCCATTGAGCAGGAAGAGACGAAACAGACACTGTCTGAACTGGAGCGGAAGGTGCATTCCAAACAGCAGCAGACCCCAGCTCAAAAGCAATCGGAGGGCAGCGAGGAGGTGCAGGCCAGCTCCTCCATCCAACCTCCGATAGTTGCCTCCACGGAGAGTATCATTGACAAACTGGATCGTGTGCAGTCAGAGCTGTCCAGTGGCTTGCTATCTGGCAAGTACCCCATCATCAGCCAGATGGACTCCTCCACGCCAGCAACTAGCACTACTGTGGGCACAGGTCCCGGAAAATTTGTGCCCCACATCAGGAAGTACCAACCCAGAACCACATCAACTGCTCCACGAACAACCAGCAGCAAGGTGAAAGTGCAGCATTTCGATGACGGAGAAATGGACGAGCTGGCCACCCTTCTTCCTGTGGGCTTCAAGCCCAGACCGAGCTATAAGAACCGCAAGATTACGACAACGACCTCTACCACAGAGGCTCCGCCAGCTGAGATATCCAAACAGAAGCCGGGACGCAACTCCACCATCAGTCGATCGTTCAAGAGTGGTCACGTGAGCGTGCAGGATGTGGCACAGGCTGGATTACTGCCCAAGGGCTATAAGCCACCCAAGACCACAACTACAACGACCACAACCGAAAAAGCGGAGGAGAGCAATCCAAATTCTTCCTCTGGACTCGAGAGTCTCTTTAGTGAAATCCAGTTCGACGAAAAGTTGGCCTCCCTGCTGCCCAAGGACTACAAACTGAACAGTAGTCCCAAGCTGCAAGTGAacaccaccactgccactccGTCAACCACTCAACGGAATCTGCCAGTTGCCGTGCCATTCGATGATCTGAGCACGTTCCAGCTGCCTCCTGGATATAAGGCTCCCGAGCCCAAGGACGAACCGAAGCTGCCACCAGGAGTGACTCCCATTAAAATAGATTCGTTGAAGGACCTGCTACCTCCTggatttaaattgaatgtaaCGGAGAGCGATGCTAGTGACGAGATTCCTGCCTCCCTGCTGCCACCTGGATACAAAGCCAAGAAACAGCACCCGGCCTCAACCACAACCACATCTACAACAACGAGTAAACCCACTGTGTCGTCTTCTAGCACCACTGAAGCAGCTGTAACAGAAGCTGCCGGAGGAAGTGGCTTCAAGGTGGTATTCCCAAAGGGAAACCACAAAAGATTGGGTGCTCACCGTCTGACAACACCTCATCCTTCCGGCGATGAAGGAACTACTGCGTCCTCGAGCTCAAACCTGCAAGTGATGATCAAAAAGGGACCACCAACCAGGGCCACCACAGAGTTTACCGGCTGGCCGACTCCGCCGACCACTCCGCTGTCCATCGACAAGCTGAACGCACAGACCATCAACTTTGAGGATCTGTTGACCGCCAGTGGAACGAGTAGCACGACAAGCACTACCacaacgacgacaactacAACCACAACGACCACTCCACGACCCACAAAACCGGGTCATTGTACCGCCGACTGCGACTTGGCTGCTACCATTAAGATCATCGACGGTGTGGCATGGAAACCAGAGCTACTTGATCACAACACCGTGGAGTGGAAGAATCTGGCCCACGAGCTGGAGGCTCAG CTCAACGAAGTTTATTCCGGAGCTCCTCAGCTGAACAAGTGGTATAAAAAGGTGCGTATAGATAGCTTCAGCAAGGGCAGCGTCCTAGTCGACTACTATGTGGAGTTGGCCAACATAACCGAGGATGTGGATACCCTGGAAATCCGCCAATTGTTCCACGATGCTCTGACCAAACCAGCTACTCCAGTTCTACCGGATAAGGATGCACAGGAGAATGAGACGGATAGCGTCTCGGGAccgcaggaggagcagctggtaACGGCCAGCTATCAGATGGGCAAATACATTATTGATCCGGTGGCCACAGATTTTAGTG TTATAGCCAAGAATGCTCATACTAATGTGGAGTTCGCAGAGGAGGATCTGCTTATTCCACAATGGGCCATTGTGGTCATAGTGATTGGAGTAGGCTCCCTGGTGTTTGTAGTCATTTTTGGAGTCACAGTG TTGCTCAACCGTCAGAAGAGGGCCAAGAAGACCCCCATTCCTCTGACCAACGACATGCTAAACGAGCTAAAGGTTAACCACATGGGTGGTGCGGACAACTATGGCGTGGATGATTTCTATAACATCGACGATCCTTGGAACGATACCAAGCAACCTATTAAGCCGAAG CGCTTCACCAACTCAATGCACGGTAGCAACAGTTCCAACATCTACGACAGTTGGCGATCCACCAGGCATCCGAACACCGGCGGGGATTACTTCTATGACCAGCAGCCAACCTATTCCCAGAAAGGAGACTCGCTGAAGAGGCCGCAGCTCCACCATGGTAACCACAGCAGTCACAGAGAGTACcccgcccaccaccacccggcgtcgcagcagcaccagcaggcGTACGGTCACCAGTATCCGGATGCCTTCGCCGATGCCCACCAGATGTACAGCTACAACAATCATGCGAGTCGGACGCGCTATTCCCGCGACTATGATCCCGATTTTTGA
- the LOC6734954 gene encoding mucin-5AC isoform X2: MTIVEAVNGDLQLWLLGTGILDWNEKRPVTSSRPFGNGGFSPTRTRTQAPVSALVENPATPAATAFRPRNRYQPGSSTASTTTTTTSSAEVSSKRYNRFGSNRAKTTSTTTSTTQNTPSERPSFGRKSPNPRRPVFISREVNEPVSVVSKRPFNYSGARLKLPARPTARTTSTTESAEAEEEEPLDDEEEEEEHEGSDEQYEEESDEGTEEHSESSSLEKLPLQEEAVTPVTVTKNEAFAHVEPSEPTTSSEVDNESSTSSTEESQTDVSELTNGEAEISNAENDVTTLPPAHEEEIVDEPTTIIPQENQSTEDAHVDEQTVTTEQPLDSTSKKEETENVSKTEEPKSSKQEEHSSSKSENQSLNKQEEQSESQYDDEGEGEDYEYDDEEGSEDSTSEVESQDSKPSTPSAEHKNDREIISVVTTKSVVNGSTILPVPVTPSTNFVTEEEVESSHADLKLETTTSVTLDEEKGPNATENYVVVASIQPSRSINGARFLPFPAIEQEETKQTLSELERKVHSKQQQTPAQKQSEGSEEVQASSSIQPPIVASTESIIDKLDRVQSELSSGLLSGKYPIISQMDSSTPATSTTVGTGPGKFVPHIRKYQPRTTSTAPRTTSSKVKVQHFDDGEMDELATLLPVGFKPRPSYKNRKITTTTSTTEAPPAEISKQKPGRNSTISRSFKSGHVSVQDVAQAGLLPKGYKPPKTTTTTTTTEKAEESNPNSSSGLESLFSEIQFDEKLASLLPKDYKLNSSPKLQVNTTTATPSTTQRNLPVAVPFDDLSTFQLPPGYKAPEPKDEPKLPPGVTPIKIDSLKDLLPPGFKLNVTESDASDEIPASLLPPGYKAKKQHPASTTTTSTTTSKPTVSSSSTTEAAVTEAAGGSGFKVVFPKGNHKRLGAHRLTTPHPSGDEGTTASSSSNLQVMIKKGPPTRATTEFTGWPTPPTTPLSIDKLNAQTINFEDLLTASGTSSTTSTTTTTTTTTTTTTPRPTKPGHCTADCDLAATIKIIDGVAWKPELLDHNTVEWKNLAHELEAQLNEVYSGAPQLNKWYKKVRIDSFSKGSVLVDYYVELANITEDVDTLEIRQLFHDALTKPATPVLPDKDAQENETDSVSGPQEEQLVTASYQMGKYIIDPVATDFSVIAKNAHTNVEFAEEDLLIPQWAIVVIVIGVGSLVFVVIFGVTVLLNRQKRAKKTPIPLTNDMLNELKVNHMGGADNYGVDDFYNIDDPWNDTKQPIKPKRFTNSMHGSNSSNIYDSWRSTRHPNTGGDYFYDQQPTYSQKGDSLKRPQLHHGNHSSHREYPAHHHPASQQHQQAYGHQYPDAFADAHQMYSYNNHASRTRYSRDYDPDF; this comes from the exons ATGACGATAGTCGAGGCTGTGAACGGAGATCTGCAGCTGTGGCTTCTTGGCACTGGTATATTGGATTGG AACGAAAAGCGACCGGTGACCAGCAGTCGTCCATTTGGCAATGGAGGATTCTCACCCACCCGAACTCGAACACAGGCACCGGTTTCGGCACTTGTGGAAAATCCAGCCACTCCCGCAGCAACGGCTTTTAGACCACGCAATCGCTATCAACCCGGCAGCTCCACTGCAtccaccacaaccacaacaacgagTAGTGCGGAGGTGAGCAGCAAGCGGTACAACCGATTTGGCAGCAATCGGGCCAaaaccaccagcaccaccacctcaACCACTCAGAACACACCGTCGGAACGTCCTAGTTTCGGCAGGAAGTCACCAAATCCCAGACGACCCGTTTTCATCAGTCGCGAAGTCAACGAACCGGTGAGTGTGGTCAGTAAGCGACCATTCAACTACAGTGGAGCCAGGCTAAAGCTGCCAGCCAGACCCACCGctcgcaccaccagcaccaccgaaAGCGCTGaggccgaggaggaggagcccctggatgacgaggaggaagaggaggagcacGAGGGCAGTGATGAACAGTATGAAGAGGAATCCGACGAGGGAACCGAAGAACACTCGGAATCCTCGAGCTTGGAGAAGTTACCACTGCAGGAGGAGGCCGTCACGCCGGTGACAGTGACCAAGAACGAGGCATTCGCACATGTAGAGCCTTCCGAACCCACCACCAGTTCCGAAGTAGATAATGAAAGCAGCACGAGCAGCACTGAAGAAAGCCAAACTGATGTATCTGAATTAACCAACGGTGAGGCAGAGATCAGCAACGCTGAAAATGATGTCACCACCCTACCCCCAGCTCATGAGGAGGAAATCGTAGACGAACCCACCACTATTATTCCGCAGGAGAACCAATCCACGGAGGATGCTCATGTGGATGAACAAACCGTAACCACTGAACAGCCTTTGGATAGCACCTCCAAAAAGGAAGAAACCGAGAACGTATCCAAAACAGAGGAGCCCAAGTCATCGAAGCAAGAGGAGCATAGCTCATCAAAATCAGAGAACCAAAGCCTTAACAAGCAGGAGGAGCAATCCGAGTCTCAGTACGATGATGAAGGAGAGGGCGAGGACTATGAATACGATGATGAGGAGGGTAGTGAAGACTCAACCAGCGAAGTGGAGAGTCAAGACTCCAAGCCATCCACACCCAGTGCGGAGCATAAGAATGACCGTGAAATCATTTCGGTGGTAACCACCAAGAGCGTGGTCAACGGATCCACAATTCTACCAGTGCCAGTTACTCCAAGCACCAACTTTGTAACTGAGGAGGAAGTTGAGTCTTCCCACGCTGATCTCAAATTGGAAACAACCACATCCGTGACCTTGGACGAAGAGAAAGGCCCGAATGCTACTGAGAACTATGTGGTTGTGGCATCTATCCAACCCAGTCGTAGCATCAATGGGGCTCGGTTCTTGCCATTCCCGGCCATTGAGCAGGAAGAGACGAAACAGACACTGTCTGAACTGGAGCGGAAGGTGCATTCCAAACAGCAGCAGACCCCAGCTCAAAAGCAATCGGAGGGCAGCGAGGAGGTGCAGGCCAGCTCCTCCATCCAACCTCCGATAGTTGCCTCCACGGAGAGTATCATTGACAAACTGGATCGTGTGCAGTCAGAGCTGTCCAGTGGCTTGCTATCTGGCAAGTACCCCATCATCAGCCAGATGGACTCCTCCACGCCAGCAACTAGCACTACTGTGGGCACAGGTCCCGGAAAATTTGTGCCCCACATCAGGAAGTACCAACCCAGAACCACATCAACTGCTCCACGAACAACCAGCAGCAAGGTGAAAGTGCAGCATTTCGATGACGGAGAAATGGACGAGCTGGCCACCCTTCTTCCTGTGGGCTTCAAGCCCAGACCGAGCTATAAGAACCGCAAGATTACGACAACGACCTCTACCACAGAGGCTCCGCCAGCTGAGATATCCAAACAGAAGCCGGGACGCAACTCCACCATCAGTCGATCGTTCAAGAGTGGTCACGTGAGCGTGCAGGATGTGGCACAGGCTGGATTACTGCCCAAGGGCTATAAGCCACCCAAGACCACAACTACAACGACCACAACCGAAAAAGCGGAGGAGAGCAATCCAAATTCTTCCTCTGGACTCGAGAGTCTCTTTAGTGAAATCCAGTTCGACGAAAAGTTGGCCTCCCTGCTGCCCAAGGACTACAAACTGAACAGTAGTCCCAAGCTGCAAGTGAacaccaccactgccactccGTCAACCACTCAACGGAATCTGCCAGTTGCCGTGCCATTCGATGATCTGAGCACGTTCCAGCTGCCTCCTGGATATAAGGCTCCCGAGCCCAAGGACGAACCGAAGCTGCCACCAGGAGTGACTCCCATTAAAATAGATTCGTTGAAGGACCTGCTACCTCCTggatttaaattgaatgtaaCGGAGAGCGATGCTAGTGACGAGATTCCTGCCTCCCTGCTGCCACCTGGATACAAAGCCAAGAAACAGCACCCGGCCTCAACCACAACCACATCTACAACAACGAGTAAACCCACTGTGTCGTCTTCTAGCACCACTGAAGCAGCTGTAACAGAAGCTGCCGGAGGAAGTGGCTTCAAGGTGGTATTCCCAAAGGGAAACCACAAAAGATTGGGTGCTCACCGTCTGACAACACCTCATCCTTCCGGCGATGAAGGAACTACTGCGTCCTCGAGCTCAAACCTGCAAGTGATGATCAAAAAGGGACCACCAACCAGGGCCACCACAGAGTTTACCGGCTGGCCGACTCCGCCGACCACTCCGCTGTCCATCGACAAGCTGAACGCACAGACCATCAACTTTGAGGATCTGTTGACCGCCAGTGGAACGAGTAGCACGACAAGCACTACCacaacgacgacaactacAACCACAACGACCACTCCACGACCCACAAAACCGGGTCATTGTACCGCCGACTGCGACTTGGCTGCTACCATTAAGATCATCGACGGTGTGGCATGGAAACCAGAGCTACTTGATCACAACACCGTGGAGTGGAAGAATCTGGCCCACGAGCTGGAGGCTCAG CTCAACGAAGTTTATTCCGGAGCTCCTCAGCTGAACAAGTGGTATAAAAAGGTGCGTATAGATAGCTTCAGCAAGGGCAGCGTCCTAGTCGACTACTATGTGGAGTTGGCCAACATAACCGAGGATGTGGATACCCTGGAAATCCGCCAATTGTTCCACGATGCTCTGACCAAACCAGCTACTCCAGTTCTACCGGATAAGGATGCACAGGAGAATGAGACGGATAGCGTCTCGGGAccgcaggaggagcagctggtaACGGCCAGCTATCAGATGGGCAAATACATTATTGATCCGGTGGCCACAGATTTTAGTG TTATAGCCAAGAATGCTCATACTAATGTGGAGTTCGCAGAGGAGGATCTGCTTATTCCACAATGGGCCATTGTGGTCATAGTGATTGGAGTAGGCTCCCTGGTGTTTGTAGTCATTTTTGGAGTCACAGTG TTGCTCAACCGTCAGAAGAGGGCCAAGAAGACCCCCATTCCTCTGACCAACGACATGCTAAACGAGCTAAAGGTTAACCACATGGGTGGTGCGGACAACTATGGCGTGGATGATTTCTATAACATCGACGATCCTTGGAACGATACCAAGCAACCTATTAAGCCGAAG CGCTTCACCAACTCAATGCACGGTAGCAACAGTTCCAACATCTACGACAGTTGGCGATCCACCAGGCATCCGAACACCGGCGGGGATTACTTCTATGACCAGCAGCCAACCTATTCCCAGAAAGGAGACTCGCTGAAGAGGCCGCAGCTCCACCATGGTAACCACAGCAGTCACAGAGAGTACcccgcccaccaccacccggcgtcgcagcagcaccagcaggcGTACGGTCACCAGTATCCGGATGCCTTCGCCGATGCCCACCAGATGTACAGCTACAACAATCATGCGAGTCGGACGCGCTATTCCCGCGACTATGATCCCGATTTTTGA